CTCCAGCACGACTAGTGGATAAGGATCTTCCCGGGAAGATAAGAACAGCAGGTCGAACGCCGCCGTGTTATAGTAATGATGCGCTAACGGACCGGTGAAGATAGCTGCCTTCTGTAGTCCCGTCTCCGCCAGCACGGCGTCCAGCTCTTCTTCCGCCTGCGCATGCTCGAAATTGCCGATCCAGCGGAACTGTATACGCGGATTCGCCGCCATAACAGCAGCGGCCACACGCAGAAAGATGTCGGTACCTTTACGGTAACTCGCCACTCCCATACCGCCTATCAGCATATCGTGATCTCCTATATTAAAGCGCCTGCGCAACCCGGCCCGATGCTCCCTGATAGCACTTTCGTTGCTCAGCAGCTTTTCATCTACGGGAAAGTAGTACGCCAGTGGCATCAGCACTTCCGCAGGTACATTAAACTTGTGGATCAGCGAATCGCGCACTGCGAGCGAGGGATAGGCCACCCGGCGGGCATCGTAAACAGAAGCATTGGCCAGCCCCATTTTCAGGTAGTCGGCCACCACGGCTTCCAATTCGTGGGCGTAAGTAATGACAGGCTTGCCTGTACCCAGCACCGCCTGTATCAGGTCACCATTCACGACCGTATTGCTGATCACCAGGTCGGCCTTGCGTACCATGGCGCGGAAGCGTCGCATATCCAGCCGGTTACGCACGATCTCACGGAAACGTTTAAACGGGTTGCCTTTGCCATAGCCTTCCGGTTTCAGCACCAGTACGGTAGTTAACTCCCCGTACTTCGTCACCAAAGGGCCGCCGCGCGCTACGACCAGCTCCATGTCCGCCTCGCCGTGCTTTTTCAACAAAGCGATCAGGTTCAGCAGCAGGATGGGTGCGCCGCTCAGGTTGGAAATGTGCCCGATGAATACGATCCGTTTGCGGTCCATTTACGCGTTCTTTTCTACCAGTATAACGTTATTCAGGTACATCTGGCGGTGTTTTGGCAACAGGCTGCTCAGTATCGTGCCGCCAATATTCGGCACCACGATAAAAAAGAAGAAGAAAATATAGTTGATGAGGGGGATCTTCTTAAACAACTTCATGTACCAGTGATCGTAAAAGTACAATACGGTCAGCTGGTGCAGCACTTCGACGAAATTGCCGCTCTTGTCGAGCGTTTTCACCGTAAAACCGTTCTTTTCGAACAGGTGTTTCAAAGCGAAGTGGGTGTAACGCGCATAGTCATTCGGCACCTCATGCTCTTTCCATACGAACGGGCAGGTAATGAGCATGGTACCGCCGGGCTTCAGTACGCGGTGCAGTTCTTTCAGAATATCTTCGAGGTTAAACACATGCTCGAACACTTCGCTGCTCAGGGCACTGTCGAACGTATTATCCGCGATGGGAATGGTTTTGCCATCGTACATCACGTCTATCTGCTCATTGTCGTGCGGGTGGCCTGGATTCACAAAATCCACGCCCACGTATTCCTGTACGTTAAAAAAGGCACGGTAAGGTTTGGAGCCGCAGCCGAAGTCGAGCATCTTGCCCTTCATCGCGCCGCTGTATTCCTGTATCTTACTCACCAAACCTTTCCTGATGAAGTAGTAAGGGTGAAAAACCGAAGGTTTAAAATCACTGCTAACCATATATGGGTGCTATGCTTTTTTAAAAATGCCGATAATATTTCTTCCTTCAATAGCCGGCGAGCACACCCGCATCAACACTTTATACAATGGCCGCGGGGTGATGCGCATCAACTGATAAAGCAGGGGGTTATGTTCCCGGTAATGTGCTTTTTGTACTTCGAACCACTTTTTATACTGTCCGAGTTTGGGATGCAACGGTTCCACGATGATCTGCTCCACTCCCAGCCCGAACCACTTAGGCATCTGCCCGAAAGCTTTACGTCCCCATAACCCGGCATGATGCGGCGGCAGGTTTAACGTATGCCAGCTGTCGTAGCGGTACAGGAAAGGGTTGTTATTCGGTACGCCGATGATCAGCCTTCCTCCTTTCCGTAACAGGCTTACGCAGGCCGTTAAAAAGTCGTGCACGTCGTAGATGTGCTCCAACACCTGGAAGGCGCACACCACATCATACTTTCCCGGGAAACGGGCCGCATGGTCCTGCACCGATTCCCCGTCCATACTCAGCCCCTGGGCCCGCGCGTCGGCAATGCCTTCGGGATTGAGTTCCAGACCGTGTGCGATAATACCCTTATTTTTTAACATTTTCAGAAAAACGCCGTCGCCCGCACCTACCTCCAACACCTGTTCGCCTGCGTTGATCTGCCCGGTTGCGTAATGGTGCTCCCATTTAGCTTCCGGGTAATATTCCTTCTGATTGCGTTGCAGGTCTGCATAAAAGGCGCCGTCCCCAAAAATGTTTTCGGGCCAGTAAAACCGGTAGCCGGTATCGCCGCATTCATACAATCCGACTTCTTTAATGCCGGTAAAGAAACGCTCCACCGACACGCCCTCATGGCGGTACTCCTCTATGATCCTGCTGCTGGGAAAGGAGGTAATGAGCGAAACGTTTTCGCGCCGAGTAACCGGACTTTGCATATGCCAAACTAAATTTATCGCCCATCGCTCGGGGGCTGGGTAATCAATGATGCTGCTTAATTTAAACGGCCGCCGCCAATAAAATACTTCTTCCAGTAGTCTTCATTCAGGGTACTGATCATCACCCCGGAGCTTACGGATGCGTGTACAAAACGGTCATTCTCGAGGTAAACGCCTACATGCGATACGCTCTTACGGTTAATTTTAAAGAACACCAGGTCGCCATACTGCAATTCCTTGCGCGAAAGCTTACGCGACTG
This genomic interval from Chitinophaga horti contains the following:
- a CDS encoding methyltransferase domain-containing protein encodes the protein MVSSDFKPSVFHPYYFIRKGLVSKIQEYSGAMKGKMLDFGCGSKPYRAFFNVQEYVGVDFVNPGHPHDNEQIDVMYDGKTIPIADNTFDSALSSEVFEHVFNLEDILKELHRVLKPGGTMLITCPFVWKEHEVPNDYARYTHFALKHLFEKNGFTVKTLDKSGNFVEVLHQLTVLYFYDHWYMKLFKKIPLINYIFFFFFIVVPNIGGTILSSLLPKHRQMYLNNVILVEKNA
- a CDS encoding glycosyltransferase family 4 protein; translation: MDRKRIVFIGHISNLSGAPILLLNLIALLKKHGEADMELVVARGGPLVTKYGELTTVLVLKPEGYGKGNPFKRFREIVRNRLDMRRFRAMVRKADLVISNTVVNGDLIQAVLGTGKPVITYAHELEAVVADYLKMGLANASVYDARRVAYPSLAVRDSLIHKFNVPAEVLMPLAYYFPVDEKLLSNESAIREHRAGLRRRFNIGDHDMLIGGMGVASYRKGTDIFLRVAAAVMAANPRIQFRWIGNFEHAQAEEELDAVLAETGLQKAAIFTGPLAHHYYNTAAFDLLFLSSREDPYPLVVLEAAFMQVPAICYEGAGGMPEFVQDDAGWLIPGFSVDAAAQSILRLYDQQEAIAAKGACARQKALQLHASDEVILQQFRALTSLQ
- a CDS encoding class I SAM-dependent methyltransferase: MQSPVTRRENVSLITSFPSSRIIEEYRHEGVSVERFFTGIKEVGLYECGDTGYRFYWPENIFGDGAFYADLQRNQKEYYPEAKWEHHYATGQINAGEQVLEVGAGDGVFLKMLKNKGIIAHGLELNPEGIADARAQGLSMDGESVQDHAARFPGKYDVVCAFQVLEHIYDVHDFLTACVSLLRKGGRLIIGVPNNNPFLYRYDSWHTLNLPPHHAGLWGRKAFGQMPKWFGLGVEQIIVEPLHPKLGQYKKWFEVQKAHYREHNPLLYQLMRITPRPLYKVLMRVCSPAIEGRNIIGIFKKA